A stretch of the Veillonella parvula DSM 2008 genome encodes the following:
- a CDS encoding tRNA threonylcarbamoyladenosine dehydratase, which yields MEYMLTRLEWLVGPDKIQTLKDTSIALFGVGGVGGGALEALVRAGVGRIVIIDGDSVAPSNLNRQMITTHDTIGARKVEVAKARALSINPDVVIETHDIMYTEEIYPGFIQSLNVDYVIDAIDMVTAKLNIIEVCQRESIPVISCMGGGNRFYPEKLMIADINKSHTCPLARVMRRELKKRGIKKQLVLFSTEKPTKPQFRGEATSPGTCSFVPPVAGFILAAHVLRTILEVPEQ from the coding sequence ATGGAATATATGTTAACCCGTTTGGAGTGGTTAGTTGGACCAGATAAGATTCAAACATTAAAGGATACATCTATCGCACTCTTTGGTGTCGGTGGCGTAGGTGGTGGTGCCCTTGAGGCGTTAGTGCGAGCTGGTGTGGGGCGCATCGTCATTATTGATGGTGACTCCGTAGCGCCTAGCAATTTGAACCGCCAAATGATTACGACTCATGATACGATTGGGGCACGTAAGGTAGAGGTGGCAAAGGCGCGAGCTCTTTCCATTAATCCTGATGTGGTGATAGAAACCCATGATATTATGTATACTGAGGAAATCTATCCTGGATTTATTCAAAGCTTGAACGTTGATTATGTTATCGATGCCATTGATATGGTAACGGCGAAACTTAATATCATTGAGGTTTGTCAACGTGAAAGTATCCCCGTTATTTCTTGTATGGGTGGCGGTAATCGCTTTTACCCAGAAAAACTTATGATTGCTGATATCAATAAGTCTCATACATGTCCTTTGGCACGTGTTATGCGTCGGGAACTCAAAAAACGGGGCATTAAAAAACAATTAGTTTTATTTTCTACAGAAAAACCGACAAAACCACAATTCCGCGGCGAAGCGACAAGTCCTGGAACATGTAGTTTTGTGCCCCCAGTGGCAGGTTTTATATTAGCAGCACATGTATTGCGTACAATTTTGGAGGTACCTGAACAATGA
- a CDS encoding VOC family protein produces MKFSFAHNNINVKDLDKSLAFYKEALLLEESRRLEDPSGAFTLVYLKSPYTAHELELTWLRDWDRPYNLGDNEFHLAFYVDDYEAALKKHKEMGVVAYENTDMGIYFIADPDGYWTEIIPAGKY; encoded by the coding sequence ATGAAGTTTTCGTTTGCTCATAATAATATAAATGTTAAAGACCTTGATAAAAGTCTAGCATTCTATAAAGAGGCGTTATTGCTCGAGGAGTCTCGTCGTTTGGAAGACCCAAGCGGTGCTTTCACTCTAGTATATTTAAAAAGTCCTTATACAGCACATGAATTAGAACTTACATGGTTGCGTGACTGGGATCGCCCTTATAATTTAGGCGACAATGAATTCCATTTAGCGTTTTACGTAGATGACTATGAAGCGGCTCTTAAAAAGCATAAAGAAATGGGCGTTGTTGCTTATGAGAACACTGATATGGGCATTTATTTCATAGCGGATCCAGATGGATATTGGACAGAAATCATTCCGGCAGGTAAATATTAA
- a CDS encoding AAA family ATPase — protein MKPISLTIEAFGPYRDSVTLDFNELQDHSMFLIAGPTGAGKTSILDAMVYALYGEPSGEVRKTDAIRSDFAEPHRMTRVDFSFAIGDAQYRVERLPKQMVAKKRGTGMREQNASATVYERKNGEWKVIATSAAAIRDTIQQIIGFRKDQFLQVVLLPQGEFRKLLVASTSEREELLHTLFRTELYRKLQETLKAAYDEAKAGIEENLTKQTVFMQSIPHDGATPMVTIEHVRELLANRGPHRDALAVERDEAVTVVEQFNVLRNQWSLYNQAQQSLAEATSKLDLVKTRETERVNLSEKVQFLNSLAPTHELYKQYIEKQAVLKTLEQALSDAEERVKLATQHEAKCLEVYSGLEGQAESIQAKRTTLAQFQQQAEKFDELDVLKKKFSTLHSSLEELDSKKSEDALAKQRELVKTLEADLEALRKQVQDNNKFLENTPIIQEQLNDLHRYSELLEEISKVQKEIDDKGQRLASLDRTVQVAKVHLERLEHLMQEGRAFELVHLVVDNEPCPVCGSTDHPRLAAKPEIYPTKDEIEEARIARDIALQKQASEVGQQKTLVTRLDELTKQVDAQVSTLKLSMDDFSEKNFASVQQDLLAKMEQLTALRGKSELLSKTIAHKEHNLKVARDKLATLEIAHNELLKNLHDLEIRISSVQANIDALSKTLPTTDIAAWQKQLESLDSEITIYDEQVKVGKTNLDAAREQLNAKRGRLETLSSQVKEETKNLNLMYKNYTKSLQTISLAEDDFVEALRDIKEIETYRTQLHALDEAFNKARAVYDAALKASETVVKPSDTVSDEIYATAVEHRDTLVGNLAAWDKETKHIETTLNSLETLEAAMGEAREKVKFLSRLNDLANGGEQGFKNVTFERYVLGAILDEVVYAANLRLQKMSRNRYSLERSDYTGGGRGKQGLDLAVMDAFTGQSRPANTLSGGETFLASMALALGLADVIQSYAGGIHMDTMFIDEGFGTLDPDTLELAMETLVQLQSSGRLIGMISHVPELKSRIPAHLEVIRGDDGSTAKFVIN, from the coding sequence ATGAAGCCTATATCATTAACTATAGAAGCCTTTGGTCCGTATCGTGATTCGGTCACATTGGACTTTAACGAGCTCCAAGACCATTCCATGTTTCTCATCGCTGGCCCTACAGGGGCAGGGAAAACATCAATCTTAGATGCCATGGTGTATGCCTTGTATGGTGAGCCGAGTGGGGAAGTCCGTAAAACAGATGCTATTCGCAGTGACTTTGCAGAACCTCATCGTATGACTCGTGTCGATTTCTCCTTTGCTATTGGGGATGCACAATATCGTGTTGAACGGTTACCGAAACAAATGGTAGCAAAGAAACGTGGTACAGGGATGCGTGAACAGAATGCTAGCGCTACTGTATATGAGCGGAAAAATGGTGAGTGGAAGGTCATTGCCACCTCGGCTGCCGCCATTCGCGATACTATTCAGCAAATTATAGGCTTTCGCAAGGATCAGTTTTTACAAGTTGTGCTATTACCTCAAGGGGAATTCCGAAAGTTACTAGTGGCCTCTACGAGTGAACGTGAGGAATTACTACATACACTCTTTAGAACGGAGCTATATCGAAAATTACAAGAAACACTAAAGGCTGCCTATGATGAAGCAAAGGCAGGTATTGAAGAAAATCTAACTAAGCAAACTGTATTTATGCAGTCTATCCCTCATGATGGAGCGACTCCAATGGTAACCATTGAGCATGTGCGTGAGTTACTAGCGAATCGGGGCCCACATCGAGATGCTCTCGCTGTAGAACGAGATGAGGCAGTAACCGTGGTAGAACAGTTTAATGTGCTCCGAAATCAATGGTCTTTATATAATCAGGCTCAACAATCTCTTGCTGAGGCTACTTCGAAACTTGACTTGGTGAAAACCAGGGAAACTGAGCGCGTAAACCTAAGTGAAAAGGTTCAGTTCCTTAACTCTTTGGCACCAACGCATGAATTATATAAACAATATATTGAGAAACAGGCTGTATTAAAAACTTTAGAACAGGCTCTTTCAGATGCAGAAGAACGTGTGAAACTGGCAACTCAACATGAGGCTAAATGTTTAGAGGTTTACAGTGGCTTAGAAGGTCAAGCTGAAAGTATACAAGCTAAGAGAACTACCTTAGCTCAATTTCAACAACAAGCGGAGAAGTTTGACGAGTTAGATGTATTGAAAAAGAAATTCTCTACACTGCATAGTAGTTTAGAAGAATTAGATAGTAAAAAAAGCGAAGATGCCTTAGCTAAACAACGGGAGCTTGTAAAAACTTTAGAAGCTGATTTAGAAGCTTTGCGTAAACAGGTACAAGATAATAATAAATTCTTAGAAAATACTCCTATTATTCAAGAGCAACTAAATGATTTGCATAGATATTCTGAATTACTAGAAGAAATTAGTAAGGTACAAAAAGAAATCGATGATAAAGGTCAAAGGCTAGCGTCTTTAGATAGAACAGTGCAGGTTGCAAAGGTACATCTTGAACGATTAGAGCATCTAATGCAAGAAGGGCGCGCCTTTGAGCTAGTTCATTTAGTTGTAGATAATGAGCCTTGTCCGGTCTGTGGCTCTACAGATCATCCTCGGTTAGCCGCTAAGCCAGAGATTTATCCGACTAAGGATGAAATTGAAGAGGCTCGTATAGCCCGTGATATAGCACTACAAAAGCAAGCTAGCGAAGTGGGACAACAGAAAACCTTAGTTACTCGTCTTGATGAGTTAACTAAGCAAGTAGACGCGCAAGTTTCTACGCTAAAGTTATCTATGGATGATTTTTCTGAGAAAAACTTTGCATCTGTTCAACAAGATTTGTTGGCTAAAATGGAGCAACTCACTGCTTTACGTGGTAAGTCTGAATTGTTAAGTAAAACTATAGCTCACAAGGAGCATAATTTAAAAGTAGCTCGAGATAAGCTAGCAACTTTAGAGATTGCCCATAATGAATTACTTAAAAATCTACACGACCTAGAGATTCGTATTAGCTCAGTACAAGCTAACATTGATGCTCTATCTAAAACTTTACCAACCACGGATATAGCTGCGTGGCAAAAACAGCTAGAGTCGTTAGATAGTGAGATTACGATTTACGATGAGCAGGTGAAAGTTGGTAAAACTAATTTAGATGCTGCTCGAGAACAGTTGAATGCCAAACGCGGACGCTTAGAAACATTGTCCTCTCAAGTAAAAGAAGAAACAAAAAATCTCAATTTGATGTATAAGAACTATACAAAGTCATTACAAACTATTTCTTTAGCAGAAGATGATTTTGTAGAGGCTTTACGTGATATTAAAGAGATAGAGACCTATAGAACACAGCTGCATGCTTTGGATGAAGCCTTTAATAAAGCACGAGCTGTATATGATGCGGCGTTAAAGGCCTCAGAAACTGTGGTTAAGCCAAGTGATACTGTTTCTGATGAAATCTATGCTACAGCAGTAGAGCATCGAGATACGCTAGTAGGCAATCTAGCGGCATGGGATAAAGAAACAAAGCATATCGAAACTACGCTTAACTCATTAGAAACACTTGAAGCTGCTATGGGCGAGGCTCGTGAAAAGGTGAAGTTCTTAAGCCGATTAAATGATCTCGCTAATGGTGGGGAGCAAGGCTTTAAAAATGTTACCTTTGAGCGTTATGTATTGGGGGCTATCTTAGATGAGGTCGTATATGCAGCCAATTTACGACTTCAGAAGATGAGTCGCAACAGATATTCCTTGGAAAGATCTGACTATACAGGTGGTGGTCGTGGCAAGCAAGGCCTTGATTTGGCAGTTATGGATGCTTTCACGGGGCAATCTAGACCGGCAAATACCTTGTCGGGTGGTGAAACATTCTTGGCCTCTATGGCGCTTGCCTTGGGATTAGCGGATGTTATTCAAAGCTATGCTGGTGGTATCCATATGGATACGATGTTCATCGATGAAGGCTTTGGCACGCTTGACCCAGATACATTGGAACTAGCTATGGAAACATTGGTACAATTGCAATCTTCTGGGCGCCTTATCGGTATGATTTCCCATGTGCCTGAGTTAAAATCGCGCATACCTGCTCATTTAGAAGTTATTCGCGGTGACGATGGTAGTACGGCAAAATTTGTTATTAACTAG